A portion of the Pseudomonadota bacterium genome contains these proteins:
- a CDS encoding TRAP transporter substrate-binding protein, translated as MSKLTKVAAGLAVFAATTLTAHAEKWDMPMAYSATNFHSATGAQFAECVTLGTGGALEITTHPGGSLYSGAEIKRAIQTGQVNIGERLLSGHQNENALFGFDSVPFLATSFADSEKLWEVAKGPLTEVLNAQNLHLLYSVPWPGQGLYFDREVNTTADAKGIKFRSYNAASARMAELMGMLPVQIEAAEISQAFATGVAQGMVSSGSTGYDRKVWESLSHYYSADAWMPRNYVMVNLDAWNGLDEGTQNVINGCAAIAEYAGDWRSIQYTDFTVNELAKNGMATGPVSDALGAELRAIGETMTAEWLEAAGDAGKAIVDAFKAAQ; from the coding sequence ATGTCCAAGCTGACGAAAGTTGCTGCCGGACTTGCCGTATTCGCGGCCACCACGCTGACGGCCCACGCCGAAAAGTGGGATATGCCCATGGCGTATTCAGCGACCAACTTCCACTCCGCCACGGGCGCCCAGTTTGCCGAGTGCGTGACCCTCGGCACAGGCGGTGCGCTCGAGATCACCACCCACCCCGGTGGCTCGCTGTACTCCGGCGCCGAGATCAAGCGCGCGATCCAGACCGGCCAGGTCAACATCGGCGAGCGCCTGCTCTCGGGTCACCAGAACGAAAACGCGCTCTTCGGGTTCGACTCGGTGCCGTTCCTCGCAACGTCCTTCGCCGATTCCGAGAAGCTCTGGGAAGTGGCCAAGGGCCCGCTCACCGAAGTGCTGAACGCCCAGAACCTGCACCTGCTGTACTCCGTGCCGTGGCCGGGCCAGGGCTTGTACTTCGATCGTGAAGTCAACACAACCGCCGACGCCAAAGGCATCAAGTTCCGTTCGTACAACGCCGCCAGCGCGCGCATGGCCGAGCTCATGGGTATGTTGCCGGTGCAGATCGAAGCGGCCGAGATCAGCCAGGCTTTCGCCACCGGCGTGGCCCAGGGCATGGTGTCCTCCGGTTCGACCGGCTACGACCGCAAGGTCTGGGAGAGCCTGTCGCACTACTACTCCGCCGATGCCTGGATGCCGCGCAACTACGTGATGGTCAACCTCGACGCGTGGAACGGCCTCGACGAAGGCACACAGAACGTGATCAACGGCTGTGCTGCCATCGCCGAATACGCCGGTGACTGGCGCTCCATCCAGTACACCGACTTCACGGTCAACGAACTCGCCAAGAACGGCATGGCCACCGGCCCGGTCAGCGACGCGCTCGGCGCCGAGCTGCGCGCCATCGGCGAGACCATGACCGCCGAATGGCTTGAAGCCGCGGGCGATGCCGGCAAGGCCATCGTCGACGCCTTCAAAGCCGCGCAGTAA
- a CDS encoding TRAP transporter small permease has translation MAALGILRTTLDGLYRYAGYLAAVFLILILGFVSMQMVARWIGEIVTGAPDITGYCMAAASFLAMPYALNNGSHIRVNLLLNALGGKRWWAEIWCWAIASYLTFLFARYAVKLTYESYRFNDISQGQDAWPIWIPQTAMAIGTVLLFICALDNLITALFTGKDNIKPAVVDVSAE, from the coding sequence ATGGCCGCACTTGGTATATTGCGTACGACCCTCGACGGACTCTACCGCTACGCGGGGTACCTCGCCGCGGTCTTCCTGATCCTGATTCTCGGCTTCGTCTCGATGCAGATGGTTGCGCGGTGGATTGGCGAGATCGTCACGGGCGCGCCTGACATCACGGGCTACTGCATGGCCGCCGCGTCTTTCCTCGCGATGCCGTATGCGCTGAACAACGGCAGCCACATCCGGGTCAACCTGTTGCTCAATGCGCTCGGCGGCAAACGCTGGTGGGCGGAAATCTGGTGCTGGGCCATAGCGTCCTACCTGACCTTTCTCTTCGCGCGCTACGCGGTAAAGCTCACCTATGAGAGCTACCGCTTCAACGACATCAGCCAGGGGCAGGACGCCTGGCCGATCTGGATCCCACAGACGGCCATGGCCATCGGCACCGTGCTGCTGTTCATTTGCGCGCTGGACAACCTGATCACCGCGTTGTTCACCGGCAAGGACAACATCAAACCGGCCGTTGTCGACGTGAGCGCGGAGTAA